Genomic segment of Mangifera indica cultivar Alphonso unplaced genomic scaffold, CATAS_Mindica_2.1 Un_0030, whole genome shotgun sequence:
ggatatgttattaaataattttgaattaaaaataaaataatattcaattacatgatgtcacataatttagatatctaattaaatatttataattcggtcacatacatttatatatatatatatatatatatatatatatatatatatatatatatatatataaaatctagatattcaattaaataattgtaattGGGCCAcatattcttatatatatatgtgtgtgtgtgtgtgtgtgttagaCCTGGCCACGAACCGATTTGGTTCTTGAACTAGACCGAAACCTGCCCGGATAAAATCGGAATCGGAAGAATCAGAATCAGATTTTGACGGTTTGATTtcggtttatataatttgaaaccgTAAACCGCTGGTTCACATCTGATTTATGAACCGACGATTTAGGGTTTCTAAacaggtaattttttttttgaaattttttattttttaaattaaaaaaaaagaaccaatCGTTCCCTACAAATATGCAGGGGACCGGGTCCCTtgcatatttcaaaatcaacGATCCCTtgtaaaagatttaaattttttgtaaatttcgtttcactctctatttttttaaaattttttataaattttttttctatatatatccattcaatctctcaactctcctacactaaatccttcaaactctctcattctcattctttcaattcttaatattctctcaatctttcaataaaattctttcaaatttaattaaattctttctttattttttattaatttcaatttcaatttttattatacaattcataattaattatagaatttattcttataattaattttatttattatttattattatctttcataattaatcatataatttattttttattacataaaggTAAAAGAACTACATAGACTTTAATTCTTCTAACCTCAAGAAGATATATaggaagtttaattgaaaaattaaatcaagatcctgtattagaattgacagtTCAATGTCGATTTCGAATCAAGGTCATGAACCGGAACCATCGGTTTCGAACCGGGGTCATGAACCAGAACCGTCAGTTTTAAATCGGTTATAAAccgtcctattacggtttcAGTTTAAGatccttatttttttgaactgtAAACTAAcagtttcaaatcgaaaccgcTGGTTTATGAACTGTCGCCAGAGTAGTGTGTGTGTGCATTAGttggttaaaatattttttaaccttaCAATGCAAAAACGACACCGTTTGTCATAGCTTACGTCACCTTTGCCGCGGAATAGTTAAGTACAAGCCGTTCTCGGTTCTTACATGCtttgaattaaacaaataaaggaaataacaaACGCTTGGTCTCGTTAGGACTTAGGACAGCCTGTTTCGATACTTGTCAACGACTCGCCGGttgtaaaattgaatttacaATAAACCCCAAACGTACATCACCCAAATCTCTTCTTGTCTACGtaattaactaatttattaGAGGACACCACCGTCATTTGAATCTCACACGCCAAAACCGACCCAAACAAGCCACTTCACCGGGCCGAGCCTCCTCCTTTTTCTGATTTTCAAACATATTTCCAGAtctgcaaattaaaaaaaaaaaaagaaaacccctAAGTTTCTTCGATCCCGTTGTTTTGATTGGAATCTAGAGGATAAATATGGGCGATTTTAACCTCGCTCTGGTGATCGTAGCTATTGTGGTGTGCATTCTTGTTTTCATCTTCAATGTGTACCTTCTGGTCAATTACCAGCACCCCGACGATGCCAACCAGGCGTATTTTCCCAAATTTGTCGTCGTTTTGGGACTCAGTATTGCCGTTATTTCCATTCTGATGTTACCGGCTGATGTAGCCAACCGGCAGGCGTGCAAGCAAGCAATTTACAATGGTGCGTGTAATCTGACCCTGCCGATGAAGAGTCTGTGGCTCGCTATTTATATTGTGGATGCCGTGCTCGTGTTCTTTGTTATCCCCTTCGCCATGTTTTACTACGAAGGCGACCAGGATAAGTCCGTACATCAATCTATGGTTTCGtttgtaattgtttattttatgttgatGATGTTTATTTATGTACTAATGATAAtgtgttgcttttttttttttttttggttttattggTTTGCAGGAGTGTTGGGAAAAGGATTAAGAGCGCGTTGTTATGGGTGATAACGACGGCTATTGTTTGTGCTCTTTTGCTTGGGATTTTGTATGGTTAGTTGTTTTCATATGATTttttggatttgaaaattttcatgttaaattcgaattatttTCATCATGTGTTAGAATTTAGCGGGATTGTAATATCAGCGTTGGTGTAGTTTGTAATATTTAGCTGACGATTTTTACGGTATTTTATGATCCCCATTTCAATGACTGACTATATTGCATAGTTTATATGGTAATTGGTCCTTTGTCAAGATTTTGTTAAACTTGGTGCAATAAGGTACATGCATTGCATACTTCTTTCTGTTGCCCACTTTTAGTACTTTTAAGTGCCTGTTTAAGTAGTCATTTCAAGTGCTATCAATGATGGcattttttttgcataatttttaaaaccagctattatacattattaaattttgttgaggGCTATGTTATATCTGTAGATTCTTAGATTGCAATGTCATAGTGTCAATTGTCGTACTTTAAAGCTGATATGCATTAGTTAAATACATTGATATGATGGGCCTATCAGTGACTAATTATTATGTTTGCACTTTTCAAGTTTGTGGACATCTCTGTTGTGTTGGTGGTTTGGATTTTTTGCATGTGCAACTGACTTTTTTATATGCTTTGATGGTATATTAGGCCTGGTTGGGAAGGTGGACTTCACTGTTAGACACCTGTCTTCGACCACAACAAATTTTCCAAGTACTTGGGATTTCTCTAGTGGTCAACAATGTATTGGAAGTGGTGCATCTCAGGTTATGTATCTCTCTGTCAATTTGTGATAGAACTTTTTGTTCTGTTTGTTGGGTGCTGTTTTGTGTTTGCTTGCCATACAACAATAGTATACTTAAACTTTTCTTCTCTTACAGTGTGCAGCATATACTGCACCGCCTTCATCAGAAAAAACGTGGACGATGCGAACTACCTTTCCAGAATATGTTGTTGCTCTTGCTACAATTGTTGGGTCTGTCCTCTTTGCGGTATGATGTTTTTGTAaacttctaattttatattttatgggAGCTTTCTTAAAATATATGTAGGATCttgtttatttcaataaattgcCTTTACATTATGAGGATATGCCTTGTTTGTTGTTCACAGGGATTTGATTCCCttcaatatatcttataatttgaCTTATCACATTTTCAAGAGCTTTTGACTAACTGTTTTTCCTGCAATTGTCAGATCTTTGGTGGTGTTGGCATTGCTTGTTTGCCACTAGGACTTATCTTTTCATTCATCCGACGTCCTAAGGCTGTTATCACCCGCTCTCAGTATATCAAGGTGCTTTAATTGTTTCTATATGATCATGCAAAGTTGAATACTCTAGCTTTGGTGCATTGTTGGatatttttatgttgtaataGCTTATTGGTACTTGCTTTGTCTTCTAGGAAGCAACTGAGCTGGGTAAGAAAGCTAGGGAACTGAAGAAAGCTGCTAGTGAGCTTCATCAGGAAGAAAGAAGTGGTTCTAAGGGTAGAAAATGGAGGAAAAATGTTAAGGCTGTAGAGAAGGTATGGAATCTTAAACTTTGAATTTCACATTTGAAAGTACACTTCATATTTGAGTGTCTGGGTTTGCTTGTGATATCTCCCTCACATCTGGCTTTCCAGAATTCAATCCTTAGAGTTTTTCGGGTTTGAAAGGAGACAATTCCTTACTAGATTTATTTTGGGTGAAGAGTTGATAAGTTGGGTTGGGGTGGGTTGTGCCATATTTAGTGATTAAAAGTTTGGTATTCTGATTGGCTGGTTTTAGTCACTATTTGTAATGATTGGTACTTGTTTTATTCTGATACAATCTTGTAGGAGTTGCTTCAGCTTGAAGAAGATGTGAAGCTATTAGAAGAGATGTATCCACAAGGAGAAAAGGTGGTGAAAAGGACTTGCTGACTTTACCATGTTTTTTCAGCACttgctttttaaaaatttccctTGTTGATAGAAAATTTGTTGCATTTCTTTTATAGGCCGAGACTTCCTGGGCCTTGACTGTTCTTGGTTACTTGGCAAAACTTGTGCTGGGAATCATAGGGTAAATACCTGAATCACATATGTGGCTCGTTTTCAAGGATATTGGTGGCTATTGTTTATCTTTTGAagttatatttgtcattttttggtttatttttcatgttaataaaatatcacaattCACACTTTTGAAAAATGTGGAAGAGAGTGCAATTTGGTTCAAGGTATGGATAAGCTTTCAAAGATGTGAAGATGAACTGATGTTGAAAATAATGGAAGAAATGAATATGGTGATGTGCCCAAGAAGAGCCATGCTCTTATGACCatcataaattgttttatttgagtcaatgggttcttttttaattttttgaaattgagtttAGGATGCAATGCACTATATATTTCTATGGTTGATAAGAGAATTTCATCCTTCAAATCTGAATTTAGAATAGTACCCTCCCTTCTTTCATGACACTTAGATTGTGCAGTATTATGATGGATGGTTACCTTATTGAAATTGTAAAACAACTTTCTAATGCATATCTTGGAATTTAAGTTTTGGTGGAGCAGTGTTCCAGCAAGAAACATGGTCCTTCGATATTGAAATTTGGCTTTGTATTCATCTGTTTTAGCTCTTGCTCCGCATCAGTTTTCTGAAAACTGGAGCAGTTACCTATGAAGTTTGCTTTTCTTGTTTATCAGGTTGATTGTTTCAGTGGCTTGGATTGCTCATATTGTCATATATCTATTGATAAACCCACCTCTGAATCCTTTCCTAAATGAGGTTTTCATCAAACTGGATGACATATGGGGTAATGATGGATTCTTTTTCTTACGTCCTTATTTTCTCCTTTTAGTTGACGAACTTAATTTGGTATGTGTCTATGTTTTTGCCAGGACTTCTTGGTACTGCAGCTTTTGCATTTTTCTGTTTCTACCTTCTACTTGCTGTGATCGCGGGAGCAATGATGCTGGGTCTGAGATTAGTTTTCATTACGATTCATCCCATGAagtaatgattaatttttttttttttttgtgccgGCATTTTGTTTGATAACAGATAATCAATATATTCTTTGTGATGATTGCTCGCCAACTGATGGGGCTTGTTCACAGGTGGGGAGCCACACTAATGaactcttttcttttcaatgtgGGTCTCATTCTCCTCTGCTCTATAAGGTTGgcttcttttcccttaaatcTTCTGTTTGGATATCATGTATAGGTTGCACTGCTTACAATTCATCATGTCAGTGTAGCATATGATTATAACATTATGTTGGGTAAGATTTCTGTGTATCAAGCATAATGACCTTGTGATTAGAAATGACAATTTCGGCTTGAATTTAGGGGTCCAGGCCCCAATCCTCTCCGACTTTAACGGGAAAAGAATTCTCCAATAGAAACGGGaaaaaggatgaaaaaaatccctgCAATTGGGGATGGGTCGGGGACAGGGATACATGTGTTTCCGCCCTGTTCGtgtccttttatattaatatatttacttaaaatactaatatatttttatagatttagattattaatgtttttcaaatttatttaggtttttattgtgtatattaaagtggttaatatatgatatttgtgacatttgaaatagtaaataaattttaattttatttaattttgttatttaatatatttatgttatgtttggAGGTATGGGAAGAGAATTTTTCCTTGCCGGTATGAGAAGAATACCGTTTCCCTTGAGGACGGGGAAGGGATGGAGAATAGATTTTTCTTTGCGGggagaagatgaagattttTTATCATCCTCGTAACAGGGATAGGTCTTGGATAGAGATTGAGATCCCTTCCCCGCCCCTCTCCGTTGTCATCCCTACTTGTGATTTCACATTTTCTGAAGTTCTCTTACCTGTTCTTTAAGCATTTCGAGTATCTTTTTGACTACTTATGATCCTTGCTCTTTCTTTTCTGGACTtttgttgaaaataatataacaaactGATGTTACATGTTTTTAATAGAAAGTTTTTCATTGCTGTTGTTTCCactgtttatataatatatatattttttaatcatgagGCAGCTTTATGTTGTGGTAAGCAAAAATCTTGTTTTCCATTCTAATCTTAATGGCTTCCATTTTTGGTTTCTGACTTTCAGTGTTATTCAATTCTGTTCGACTGCATTTGGATACTATGCTCAAGCAACCGCTGCTCAGGAAATATTTGGCCACACGTTGCAGTCTCTTCGAGGAATTAGATATTTATACAAGTGAGTTGCAGtggttttttactttttttggtgtgtgtgtgtgtgtgtgtgtgtgtgtgtgtgcccGCTCTGTATATTGTTCAGGCATTAATTCTCTGCTTTCATTATAGTGCTGTATTCTGATCAGGCATTTATACTCTACTGACTGTACAATGATTATTGCATTACAGATATAACGTGTTCCAAATTGGTTTTATTGTGCTAGCTGGTTTGACCTTCATCTATTATGCTGCCTTTGTAAGTTTTCGACTCTTACTGTTTATCTTATACATATATTCTTTATTGGTTGATTCTCATGGTTGATCTTTGTCTTGCTCGAATATCTCAGggatggaaaagaagaaaacccaGCGGCAGGTTCCAATTATCCAGTTAAGGTATGTTTTGTGCAGAAGAGCATGCACCCATGGGGAGATAAGTCTAATGATCTCATTGCACTGTCCAGCTAGTTTTGTTTTGTGTTCAATGATTTAGTGGGGTAGGCATGTGTCATCTGAACAATTTGGCTTGCTGCAGTCGAGGCCAATGTTGTTTCCGCTGGTCTCTCTCCTTTTTGTATGTATTattctttgtttggtttgtcataCATTTTTGGTttgttcatatattttatatacccTCAGCAGATTCAGAAGCCAGAGCCTGTAGAATTCAATGTAAtataatgagtataaatttatgataaaccTATTTTCTCTGCAATACGATCCTCGTGCTGGAAAGTTGTATTATTCGTTGTACTGATATGTCGCTGCTTAACTTGAACTTAACCGAATCTATTCATCTGATTCATCaccttataatttttcttcctgGAATTGTTTTTTGTTTAGCCAATGTTATTTCCATTGAGTGAAATGGTTATAATGGAGGAATGGTGATTTGTTGGATCtgttagaaaaaatttatttgatatcagTTTGTGGTATAACTCTTCAGCAATGTTACGTTTATATAGTTTTGCCTATATTATTAGGTGATTAGatggtatattattatataattggacgtaattttaattttttgatggTACATCATCGGTTTATATTCAAAACTGTGTacagttttattgaaatgttatATATAGGTGGGACAATGGTTCCTGGGACCGCTGGGCTGTGGACCCAGAATCTCGAGTCCGGGCCAGCCCTTTCTTGTAAGGAAGGGCCTGGACAGGGACCGTCTGTGGGCCTTTATATGTAACccttttaaaacatatttctCACTTTACCGCCTGATAATTaaggaattttttaaaacccttTTAACATAATACAtacctattttttaatatataaaataaataaataaatatataatatgttaatatataattaaatattattttatatttaatttaaaataaattaattattaatatatttaatataagatatacatcattttattgttaaatttttatatttacttcTGAAAtactttgattaaaatttttacaacttTAAAAACCATAAATcaaagtataataatataaaattaacttaattaatattagaagtataaatattacaattcgcaagtaaataaaataataaattattacaaattaattatcattgtcTTCACAATTTTGTGCAGGCCTTGGCCTTGGTCTTAGTCCATTTCCCCAACTGTATtgttatatttcatttaatttaattttcttgtaagtgcaaatttagtttatacaaGAAATGCTCATGGGAGGTGTTTAGTGGggggaatattttattatcaaaattaaaaaattaccttgatgattattagatataaattattactatgtttgataaaatttgataaaaattggtaggtataaataattattatgtttggttagagataataaaaaaatattagggtattattttaattaaatatttttgggtataattattctaaaatatttttatattatttgttatattaattgaaaataagattatttttgttttaaaaaattaataaaaaaaatataattataataaaatcaagattaccttgataatattttaatatctaaggtggATGTGGTAATCAAAGTACTATTTGTATTACCTATCATATTACTATTGGTAATActggaattttttattagttataaaccaaataaaataatataagtaataaaagatagattatcagaataatctttaatttcttttaaccAAACGTCCTCTTATGTCTAAgcaattttactaattttaattgtttaaagaaTAGATTTAGTGGTAAAAATACGTGATTTGACTTAATTGtccttaataaaaatttattaggaCAAAAATAGTTAAATGAGTACCTATTAATGCCAGTATTAGCactttatatttgtaatattagaattattgtttcattaaagGTTTTATGGCTGAGTTTGTTCTTCTGATAAAATTTGTGCAATTTGTGAAAGTGTGATTATTCAACTTTTATACCATAAATTTGCacatatataatcttttattttgttttatggattttttttttctttttggtttgaaTATATAACTCGTTAAATCATTTAAGTTATTCTGAAAAATGATAGAGAAAGTAATTAGAATGCATTAGACAAATAAgatctaatttataaaaaaaaaaaaactttagaataCAACCTAGGATTAGATTTCTATTGAGcttgtttaattttgaactcaaatttaaaagtttaatatttttaagttcgAGTTTTAAGGGTGTTCAACTTGTAAAACtcgtaaaatttaaaattttgatatgcaTTAGACAtataacgttgttttaataaatatatatcataataacgttgttttagaattaaattaagttCAAAGCTCGATTTCTCCCAAACAATTTGAGCTCGACGAGTTTGAACTAGAACTCGAGTTTGACTTCAATGAGgtaaattaaacttgaactcaaacttatCTCGAATCTAATTCTAATACAATCTCCAACTAGAATGCCAAGTGATTAAAACTGTTTATTgccaaaattattttgaaaactaGAATCAATTCTAATAATAGAATACATTTCTAGCCATttgattagaataatattttattataaaaatagtaaaattgtaAGATAggttatcttaaaaattaatatatataaattaattttttatatatatgtaagtaTTATTTAACTAGAAATATGACCTTATTTATcttaaatgtctttaatatatttttttaaatgtctcTAACatgttaaactaaatttattaaagataaaattataataaaatgaatataaaattaattaaataacctCTATACTATCTTTTCtattaaattagtaataaaatgaatcaaatatgataatattaataataaaaaataaattatttaaataattttttatacttctAAACCAAATGAATCATTCAgttgttttatgttttgtttactAATAGTAGGATTGGATTTAAACTGAGTCAGATTGAGTTTAGCTTAGACGAGCCCGAAACAAGCTGACCCTAGTCAAGtttg
This window contains:
- the LOC123206282 gene encoding LIMR family protein At5g01460-like, giving the protein MGDFNLALVIVAIVVCILVFIFNVYLLVNYQHPDDANQAYFPKFVVVLGLSIAVISILMLPADVANRQACKQAIYNGACNLTLPMKSLWLAIYIVDAVLVFFVIPFAMFYYEGDQDKSVGKRIKSALLWVITTAIVCALLLGILYGLVGKVDFTVRHLSSTTTNFPSTWDFSSGQQCIGSGASQCAAYTAPPSSEKTWTMRTTFPEYVVALATIVGSVLFAIFGGVGIACLPLGLIFSFIRRPKAVITRSQYIKEATELGKKARELKKAASELHQEERSGSKGRKWRKNVKAVEKELLQLEEDVKLLEEMYPQGEKAETSWALTVLGYLAKLVLGIIGLIVSVAWIAHIVIYLLINPPLNPFLNEVFIKLDDIWGLLGTAAFAFFCFYLLLAVIAGAMMLGLRLVFITIHPMKWGATLMNSFLFNVGLILLCSISVIQFCSTAFGYYAQATAAQEIFGHTLQSLRGIRYLYKYNVFQIGFIVLAGLTFIYYAAFGWKRRKPSGRFQLSS